A genomic region of Metopolophium dirhodum isolate CAU chromosome 1, ASM1992520v1, whole genome shotgun sequence contains the following coding sequences:
- the LOC132936236 gene encoding uncharacterized protein LOC132936236 isoform X1 codes for MIWSMKSSDSGGEGGEEDSGGGGESTKAVKWRRHGRQVSTTSTTLGCGWMTQTMLFFFLITGTAAVLSNSTFKGEQQSDINARIGQSAFLPCELEPNNVTTGFEMTTQCGTVHSVKWYRGASRIFLYSGGPRTTQPHREGYTDRYDRSYWSTEPNSTLGFLVMDNITALDEGVYKCEITYTKVHEGCNIVQFINLTTYTDPESISVGTFAELGDLSAHNYIDPSSDFYDDKNSDPKFGIMKKLTSGAIVGPVDEGNKIRLVCRAGRARPIPQVTWWQHSRGPIYDTDLVDYQYRKVDSDMSDDVFSYSGLWVAQSILTVIGKRGANGRYECRVKTATDSSPILTSNVEVTVNVSPYSVEMSTSSSGAPVTKVSKVDDRYKPQNSEHDRNSGAVVYAETTEGQPLVIRCAARGARPQANVTWYYYYKDQENDDDNDYGSGIRNEQNVHAPPVQSSKHGAPVMLGNSQQNGGSTARSPSDYLISEQRRMEGGAEIIGPVEIAQHTEYQADGTRDTHSQLSMSQLHRQQDGSILRCDAFNNVGSSPNQPLTVNMTIRVKYVPTAWVVPITDGENSGAIVEDEIKNEIGQQRKGGVDSSNNANPIVTDASKDTYDGMHYQSILYTVVVNETKELRLNCAYHANPDKLRTPVKWYRDGIELQLIDEEEPSSSNHGSSASSYAAVTPATGTGTLSGSSNGANTRFNTNPMPKYARVKGLANGNGGIHGDGNGEDATVLVVRRLTRYDSGRYECRVRNSVGPANSTNFANVRVQYTPKVKLHVILDDSLDENQTSTTASSSINNNMVGSNPVVLESEHRNVTLRCAVQLEQDQQNIEDTNNDPSLNLTSVHWYWNGVQMQLPNCTRSPDSSDIFVDEDDGDNEFDTENNENENNAMNLNYDTSEPQREGEYDTYAVDNDTRRRNKKQRKVVCTDRELILVNVTKNIHGNYSCRAKNAAGLLTPMSDQTPLIVYFAPGPVTLEFSPRRVIKGRNVTLRCNAQFLGRPQHPTRYSWFRDGHPFYHQNQGLINPNINSGTGINLGTNGNTGGGNFNPDWFVDHVSLETRANFTCSAYNEGGVTYSEPVYIEVFAPPNYITGPPQYLGVAYNATHVNASCTVECYPHCSVNWLRRGVLIDPMNNPMDKERYSILTEYLPAERLKNDFEAVRSTLIWRMDNWPGGRGLDPITDSTEYSCRSSGNEVGPPVSESIMNFSVEYPPGNMTVSKTVVHVSEGNIPEKVFCHAEGRPQPTFEWRYIASTNNWNVPGNSSQSTQSSSQQRLSSITNAGNSGVGGGSGSGGGQINNQQLVLNSAVGRQQAGYYACVARNTHGNETAYTYLDVMYKPSCQLRMITVDQFKQESSASLTDQSSELEEFLSSSSGEKRILVCTATANPGQVQYTWTIRNSGRQNDTSTSLTSDSPATERIITVSIGSSGNSGSNEVDNIGSYNRSILILQDRLEVTNNEDDEGRGSDNIPNNGASEGVRTYVCTVYNTVGSDQCSIQVQAVRESDAPWWKQLLATIGLGGLPVMVVLVALVVILLLIVIIVIVILLLFVCKNRYIKPGNGVSGGRQKYVKQKYPSLTAYRVPVVWRRHRGRGLLLNISKVRQNPEGSATSTVSGANPATTQHCTDQSAANVPGNPKPPPGYGDDHSESFSSQRTASAASVGKWPLKPGVLVHSKQQLHKLQSATHSQSATGDTADSGPADKPVSDESDKHKSKKNHTGKGKLAAECIMLANETQSARAARIRRMMIGSNNNLVPKKPSPTSPPPAPPVRQSSDNGASGANRCPSVTDSRGGAGQQQDNDSNLGATGDSKAAFYENLPFHGMRPPPNQSPARQSRVSNGNGNTVGRANCKPPLPLPPADASTPPPPLSSLIHRSPNGGYVSLLRQATAPKSGEVVGRPAAAVRFNSLQRPNRGAATAWQRRDRQFRSMRTVGTGSSDKQLTELPTGRLADGGDRQDNNDDDNGGVGEDETKAPAAADRKDGRKDAFSASTFPKPAPRTRVPSASVAPPSLARRDTYENLQQLLNGDGSLVGSNKLTGVGIGARSLDEFYRMQIQQQHQLLYHRVTADDAAEAALTAGYSTVGGGVVHHRQQQQQQHQQQQQSIEMTQFEVTGSSREDAYQKSLKHQQKNAIGRYNDDNDNDRGDGVGGDADKIKSITTGGTMGRRRRGSQQVLDSVGGGPLSDHYYSGGIGGSSQHLQQYHHHHQQQQQHGNRRRSNAVSIGADGPPVQSAATNNYNTVAANSSYNTVSGVGYYAADVYASMGTRQQQSKRQLQQQQQQRPYCGVGTASAGNVSDEQSLTAKRSWRRQQNRRRRAGVGGGVVAVEPDDDAEQPQPVDASDYAADAEADDPPSPTPPQPLSDRYRNVTATNELDHHHRPRQKNDVRNNPPGGGPTAAATPAAAVQQQANGGGANKNLVKFHDVGREIDV; via the exons ATCGTATTGGAGTACGGAACCAAATTCAACTTTGGGATTTTTGGTAATGGACAATATAACAGCACTCGACGAGGGTGTATATAAATGTGAGATCACGTATACTAAAGTACACGAAGGTTGCAACATCGTACAGTTTATAAACCTAACAACTTACA CTGACCCTGAATCAATCAGTGTTGGTACATTTGCTGAACTCGGTGATCTTTCAGCGCATAACTACATCGATCCTTCATCAGATTTTTACGATGACAAAAATAGTGATCCAAAATTtggtattatgaaaaaattaacatcTGGAGCAATCGTGGGTCCAGTGGACGAAGGAAATAAAATACGTCTAGTATGTCGTGCAGGCCGTGCCAGGCCTATACCTCAAGTCACTTGGTGGCAACATAGTCGTGGTCCAATTTATGATACTgatttag TTGATTATCAATACCGCAAAGTGGATTCCGATATGTCCGATGACGTTTTCTCGTACTCAGGATTATGGGTTGCACAAAGCATTCTTACCGTTATCGGGAAGAGAGGGGCAAACGGTAGATATGAATGTCGTGTGAAAACGGCGACTGATTCGTCACCAATTCTAACATCCAATGTCGAAGTAACTGTAAACG TAAGTCCATACTCAGTTGAAATGTCCACGTCATCATCAGGTGCCCCAGTAACTAAGGTTTCTAAAGTCGACGATCGTTATAAGCCTCAAAATAGTGAACATGATAGAAATTCCGGAGCAGTGGTTTACGCCGAAACTACAGAAGGCCAACCGTTAGTAATTCGGTGCGCGGCCCGTGGAGCCCGTCCTCAAGCGAACGTgacatggtattattattataaggatCAAGAAAATGACGACGACAATGATTACGGAAGTGGAATAAGAAATGAACAAAATGTTCATGCACCTCCCGTTCAATCGTCGAAGCACGGTGCACCCGTTATGTTAGGCAACAGTCAGCAAAACGGGGGTTCTACAGCTAGGTCTCCCAGCGATTATTTGATTTCTGAACAGCGACGTATGGAAGGTGGAGCAGAAATTATAGGCCCCGTAGAAATAGCACAACATACTGAATATCAA GCTGATGGCACCCGTGATACCCACAGCCAATTATCAATGTCACAACTTCATCGCCAACAAGACGGTTCTATACTGCGGTGTGACGCATTCAACAATGTCGGTTCATCGCCGAATCAACCCCTCACTGTAAACATGACAATCCGAGTAAAAT atgtACCAACTGCCTGGGTAGTGCCAATTACTGACGGAGAAAATTCTGGTGCAATTGTAGaggatgaaataaaaaatgaaataggtCAACAGCGTAAGGGAGGAGTCGATAGTAGCAATAATGCCAACCCAATTGTAACTGACGCTTCTAAAGATACATACGATGGCATGCATTatcaatcaattttatatacTGTGGTGGTAAACGAAACTAAAGAATTGAGGCTAAATTGTGCATATCACGCCAATCCAGATAAACTCCGAACACCTGTCAAatg gtatcgaGATGGCATTGAGTTACAGCTAATTGACGAAGAAGAACCTTCTTCATCAAATCACGGATCATCAGCATCGTCTTATGCAGCAGTAACACCTGCTACTGGTACTGGTACGCTATCAGGATCGTCAAACGGTGCTAATACTAGATTTAACACGAATCCTATGCCAAAATATGCGCGAGTTAAAGGATTGGCAAATGGAAATGGAGGCATTCATGGAGATGGCAATGGTGAAGACGCAACGGTGTTAGTGGTTAGGAGATTAACACGTTATGACTCGGGCCGTTATGAATGCCGGGTAAGAAATTCAGTCGGGCCAGCCAATTCTACAAATTTTGCAAACGTTCGTGTTCAGT ATACGCCTAAGGTAAAATTGCACGTTATCCTAGACGATTCACTCGACGAAAATCAAACTTCGACAACAGCGAGTAGCAGTATCAACAATAATATGGTTGGATCAAATCCAGTTGTATTAGAATCGGAACATCGCAACGTTACACTTCGATGTGCCGTACAATTAGAACAGGATCAGCAAAATATCGAAGACACCAACAACGACCCGTCTTTGAACTTAACATCTGTTCATTGGTATTGGAATGGCGTACAAATGCAATTGCCCAACTGCACTAGATCACCGGATAGTAGTGATATTTTTGTAGATGAAGATGACGGAGACAACGAATTTGATACTGAAAATAATGAGAATGAAAATAATGCCATGAATTTGAACTATGACACCAGTGAACCACAAAGAGAAGGAGAATACGACACATATGCTGTTGATAATGACACAAGAAGACGCAATAAAAAGCAAAGAAAAGTGGTGTGCACCGATAGAGAACTTATTTTAGTTaacgtgacaaaaaatatacacGGAAATTATTCATGCCGAGCAAAAAACGCCGCTGGTCTCCTTACTCCGATGTCTGATCAGACACCTCTCATCGTATATT ttgCTCCGGGACCGGTGACATTAGAGTTCAGTCCACGACGAGTCATAAAAGGAAGGAACGTTACCTTGCGATGCAATGCTCAATTTCTTGGTCGGCCACAACATCCTACTCGTTACTCATGGTTTCGCGATGGACATCCATTTTACCATCAAAACCAAGGACTAATAAATCCTAACATAAATTCTGGAACTGGAATTAATCTTGGCACCAACGGAAATACTGGCGGAGGGAATTTCAACCCTGATTGGTTCGTCGATCATGTCTCATTGGAAACCCGCGCTAATTTCACCTGTTCTGCTTACAACGAAGGTGGGGTCACATATTCCGAGCCTGTATATATCGAGGTTTTTG CTCCGCCAAATTACATTACTGGACCTCCGCAATACTTAGGAGTAGCTTATAATGCAACACATGTGAATGCATCGTGCACAGTTGAATGTTATCCTCATTGCTCCGTGAACTGGTTACGCCGTGGTGTCCTCATCGATCCAATGAATAACCCAATGGACAAAGAAAG ATATTCAATACTGACGGAATATTTGCCCGCCGAACGGTTGAAAAACGATTTCGAAGCGGTGCGTAGCACGTTGATATGGCGTATGGACAACTGGCCAGGCGGTCGCGGTTTGGATCCTATAACAGACTCGACAGAATACAGTTGTCGGAGCAGTGGTAATGAAGTGGGACCGCCAGTGTCAGAATCTATAATGAATTTCTCTGTTGAAT ATCCTCCTGGAAACATGACCGTCTCCAAAACGGTCGTGCACGTCAGTGAAGGTAACATACCGGAAAAAGTGTTTTGCCACGCCGAAGGTCGCCCCCAGCCCACTTTCGAGTGGCGTTACATTGCCAGCACGAACAACTGGAACGTGCCAGGAAACTCGTCTCAGTCGACCCAATCGTCTTCCCAGCAAAGGCTGTCGTCGATCACCAACGCTGGGAACAGTGGTGTCGGTGGAGGCTCTGGAAGCGGTGGTGGCCAAATTAACAACCAACAGTTGGTTTTAAACTCAGCTGTGGGTAGACAACAAGCTGGTTATTACGCCTGCGTAGCTCGCAACACACACGGAAACGAAACTGCGTACACTTATCTGGACGTCATGT ATAAGCCTAGCTGTCAACTTAGGATGATAACCGTTGACCAATTTAAACAAGAGTCATCAGCTAGTTTGACTGATCAATCTTCCGAATTAGAGGAATTTTTGTCTTCATCTTCTGGTGAAAAGAGAATACTGGTGTGTACTGCAACTGCAAATCCAGGCCAAGTACAGTACACGTGGACCATAAGAAACTCGGGTCGCCAGAACGATACGTCAACATCTTTGACATCTGACTCTCCTGCAACTGAGAGGATCATCACTGTATCAATTGGATCATCGGGCAATAGTGGATCGAATGAAGTGGATAATATCGGAAGTTATAACCGGAGCATACTAATATTACAAGATAGACTGGAAGTGACTAACAATGAAGATGATGAAGGAAGAGGTAGCGACAATATACCTAACAATGGAGCATCAGAAGGCGTCAGGACATATGTGTGTACTGTATACAACACTGTAGGATCGGACCAGTGTAGCATTCAAGTTCAAG cTGTCAGGGAAA GTGACGCTCCGTGGTGGAAACAGTTGTTGGCGACTATAGGTTTGGGTGGGTTGCCAGTGATGGTCGTTTTAGTGGCCTTGGTTGTGATTTTGCTACTTATTGTCATCATCGTCATTGTTATCCTGTTGCTGTTCGTTTGTAAGAACCGTTACATTAAACCAGGCAACGGAGTGTCGGGAGGACGTCAGAAAT atgtTAAGCAAAAATACCCTTCACTGACGGCGTATAGGGTACCAGTCGTTTGGCGCCGGCACCGAGGCCGTGGCTTGCTATTAAACATATCGAAAGTGCGACAAAA TCCCGAAGGCAGTGCCACGTCGACGGTTTCCGGTGCCAACCCCGCGACCACACAGCATTGCACAGATCAGTCAGCGGCGAATGTCCCGGGCAACCCTAAGCCCCCGCCCGGATACGGTGACgatcactcagaatcgttttccagCCAGCGGACCGCATCCGCCGCGAGCGTCGGCAAGTGGCCTCTCAAGCCGGGCGTGTTGGTGCATTCGAAACAGCAGCTGCACAAGTTGCAGTCGGCTACTCACTCCCAATCGGCGACGGGTGACACTGCGGACAGCGGGCCGGCTGACAAGCCCGTTTCCGACGAAAGCGACAAACACAAGTCGAAAAAAAACCACACCGGTAAAGGAAAACTGGCGGCCGAGTGCATTATGTTGGCCAATGAGACTCAGTCGGCGCGCGCGGCTCGTATACGTCGCATGATGATCggatctaataataatttggtgcCAAAAAAACCATCACCCACGTCACCTCCTCCCGCGCCTCCCGTCCGGCAGAGTTCGGATAACGGCGCGTCCGGCGCGAACAGATGTCCTTCTGTAACAG ATTCGCGAGGTGGAGCCGGTCAGCAGCAGGACAACGATTCCAATTTGGGGGCGACGGGTGACTCGAAAGCCGCGTTCTACGAGAACTTGCCGTTCCACGGAATGCGGCCGCCGCCCAATCAG TCACCCGCGCGCCAATCACGTGTAAGCAACGGTAACGGTAACACTGTCGGACGCGCTAATTGCAAGCCGCCGCTCCCGCTGCCGCCTGCAGACGCATCGACGCCGCCACCGCCGTTGTCGTCGTTGATCCACAGGTCGCCAAACGGCGGATACGTGTCGCTGCTGCGCCAAGCCACCGCCCCAAAGTCGGGCGAGGTCGTCGGTCGTCCGGCGGCCGCCGTTCGGTTCAACTCTTTGCAGAGACCGAACCGCGGCGCGGCGACCGCGTGGCAGCGACGCGATCGGCAATTCCGATCGATGAGAACCGTGGGCACCGGCAGCAGCGATAAGCAGCTCACTGAGTTACCGACCGGACGCTTGGCCGACGGCGGTGACCGCCAAgacaacaacgacgacgataACGGCGGTGTAGGCGAAGACGAGACGAAAGCGCCGGCGGCCGCGGACCGCAAGGACGGGCGAAAAGACGCGTTTTCCGCGTCGACGTTCCCCAAACCGGCGCCCAGGACACGCGTGCCGTCTGCCTCGGTGGCGCCGCCGTCGCTGGCCCGCCGAGATACCTACGAGAACCTGCAGCAATTGTTGAACGGTGACGGTAGCTTGGTCGGCAGCAATAAG CTAACAGGAGTCGGGATAGGAGCTCGAAGCTTGGACGAGTTTTACCGTATGCAAATACAGCAACAACATCAACTGTTGTACCACCGGGTGACTGCGGACGACGCGGCTGAGGCAGCGCTCACCGCTGGATACTCAACtgtcggcggcggcgtcgtTCACCATCGtcagcaacaacaacagcagcaccaacaacaacaacagtctATTGAAATGACCCAATTCGAGGTGACCGGCTCCAGTCGAGAAGACGCGTACCAAAAATCTTTGAAACACCAACAGAAAAATGCGATTGGCCGGTACAacgacgacaacgacaacgACCGCGGTGACGGGGTTGGCGGCGACGCCGACAAGATCAAATCGATTACCACCGGCGGGACAATGGGAAGACGTCGCCGTGGGAGCCAGCAAGTCTTGGACAGCGTCGGTGGAGGTCCGTTGTCCGATCATTATTACAGCGGCGGAATCGGTGGCAGCAGTCAACACCTGCAACAATACCACCACCATCaccagcaacagcaacagcatgGCAACCGGAGGCGTAGCAACGCCGTATCCATCGGCGCCGACGGACCACCTGTACAGTCAGCCGCCACCAACAATTACAACACCGTGGCCGCCAATAGCAGTTACAACACCGTGTCAGGCGTTGGCTACTACGCCGCAGACGTATACGCTAGCATGGGCACGCGACAGCAACAGTCCAAACGGCAattgcagcagcagcagcagcaacggCCGTACTGCGGGGTCGGCACCGCGTCCGCTGGCAACGTTTCCGACGAACAGTCGCTGACAGCCAAGCGTTCTTGGCGCCGACAGCAGAATCGCCGTCGCCGGGCTGGCGTTGGTGGGGGCGTGGTGGCCGTCGAGCCAGACGACGACGCGGAACAGCCGCAGCCCGTGGACGCGTCTGACTACGCGGCGGACGCCGAAGCAGACGACCCGCCATCACCGACGCCGCCGCAGCCGCTTTCGGACAGATATCGAAACGTCACGGCGACCAACGAGTTGGATCACCATCACCGACCCCGGCAGAAAAACGACGTGCGCAACAACCCGCCGGGCGGTGGACCGACTGCGGCCGCAACGCCGGCGGCCGCGGTGCAGCAGCAAGCGAACGGCGGTGGTGCCAACAAAAACCTGGTTAAGTTCCACGATGTGGGCCGCGAAATCGACGTGTAG